The Halotia branconii CENA392 region ACGAGCATATCGATACACCACATAGTGTGTTCAATGTCAATGATGAAGTCAAAGTTATGATCATTGACTTGGATGCAGAAAGGGGTCGAATTTCCTTATCTACCAAGCAGCTCGAACCAGAACCTGGTGACATGATTAAAAACCGGGATTTGGTTTACGATAAAGCAGAAGAAATGGCTGCTAAATATCGAGAACAGATGTTAGCGAAACAGCAAGGTCTAACTGCTACTCCTGCTTCTGAAGAAGGAGTTGAAGAAGAAATTCCTTCAGCTATGGAAACTGATGAGGAAACCGCAGCAGCAGTAACAGAGACTGGAGAGGAAACCTCAGCAACTGTAGAACAGAGTGAAGAAGAAACTTCAGTAACTGCGGTAAGTGAAGAAGAAACCTCAGCAGTAGCAGAAACTGAAGATGAAACCCCAGTAACAGTAGCAGAAACTGAAGAAGTTCCAGTAGCTATTGAAGAGTCATAAACTTTTAGTTTTGCTTATTTGTAATTAAGAGTATCAAAGCATCATAAAAAAAGAGGGAAATCCCTCTTTTTTTATGATTAAAAATAACTAATAGCTGAGAATAATTTGAGTTTTAAATTTATCAAGCGGGGTGAAATCTTTGGCAACTATTAAATGTAGAAACATGACATTTACTAATATCCAGGCAATTTTTTTTGACAAAAATGGTACTTTAGAAGACTCAAAAGTGTATTTGCGATCGCTAGGACAAAAAGCAGCGCGGTTGATAGACGCTCAAATTCCTGGCACTGGAGAACCTTTATTAATGGCGTTTGGTATTAATGGCGACACCCTAGACCCAGCAGGTATAATATCCGTAGCAAGTCGCCGTGAAACAGAAATTGCCGCCGCCGCCTATATTGCCGAAACTGGGAGAGGGTGGTTTGAGTCGCTTACAATTGCCCGTCAAGCTTTGGATGAAGCGGAAAAATATCTCGGTACAACTCCTGCACCAATGTTTGTAGGTAGTTTAGAAATATTGAAATCTTTGTCGTCAGCAAAATTAAAGCTTGGCATCCTCTCAGCAGCGACGACAAAAGAAGTTAATGCCTTTGTCACACAACATCAGTTAAGTGATTACATTCAGGTAGAAGTGGGAGTAGATGACAGCCCCAGTAAACCAGATCCAATATTATTTATACAAGCTTGCCAAACCTTAAAAGTTGAACCGAGCGCTACATTAATGGTAGGAGATGCTGTAGGTGATATGCAAATGGCGCGCAATGCCAACGCAGCAGGTTGTATTGGTATCACTTGGATAAATAAGCCAGATCACGTCCAAGGTGCAGATGTGGTAATTAACCAACTTGATGAAATTCAAGTTTTATCAGCTTAGGAATATAGCAGTAGCTAAAATTGTTAGGATCTTTATCTGTTCCCTGCGATGCACTGAGCGTAGCCGAAGTGTTCCCTTCTTCTGTCACAGGTGTTCCCTACCAACGCGCACCCAGCGATAACCGTAGCCTTCAAGCTGTATACCGCGTTCTGGATGTTCTATCGGCTCATAAGGCTGATCTCCCAGCAAATCAATCCAACGGGATTCGCGATCGCTACCCAAGTTTAGAGTTACAG contains the following coding sequences:
- a CDS encoding HAD family hydrolase encodes the protein MATIKCRNMTFTNIQAIFFDKNGTLEDSKVYLRSLGQKAARLIDAQIPGTGEPLLMAFGINGDTLDPAGIISVASRRETEIAAAAYIAETGRGWFESLTIARQALDEAEKYLGTTPAPMFVGSLEILKSLSSAKLKLGILSAATTKEVNAFVTQHQLSDYIQVEVGVDDSPSKPDPILFIQACQTLKVEPSATLMVGDAVGDMQMARNANAAGCIGITWINKPDHVQGADVVINQLDEIQVLSA